A window of the Brumimicrobium sp. genome harbors these coding sequences:
- a CDS encoding CCA tRNA nucleotidyltransferase, which yields MAKNYSDKLTHPVFKVTSEIVTEKKLQSYVIGGFVRDLLLDRPSKDIDIVVVGDGLELAKLVSEKLRVKNLTQFKNFGTAHFVYKDLDIEFVGARKESYRNDSRKPIVENGTLDDDQKRRDFTINALALSLHKDTFGELLDPFDGLADLDKEIIRTPLDPHITYSDDPLRMMRAIRFASQLGFKIEANSLKAIKENASRLQIISMERIVDELNKIILSKEPSRGFKLLYSTQLLHQFFPEMVDLAGIETINNHSHKDNFYHTLEVLDNISEHTDNLWLRWAAILHDIAKPPTKRYNESIGWTFHGHEDLGAKMVPKIFRRLKLPMDHKMKYVQNLVRLHLRPIALVHGDVTDSAIRRLLNEAGDDINDLMTLCNADITSKNEFKVRKYKKNFEIVEEKLKTVEENDRVRNFQPPINGDIIMKTFNISSGSEIGIIKKEIKEAVLEGIIQNDYDEAFQMMLKLGEKLGLKRFDLLP from the coding sequence ATGGCAAAAAATTACAGCGACAAATTAACACACCCAGTTTTCAAGGTAACAAGTGAGATCGTTACAGAAAAAAAATTACAATCCTATGTTATTGGTGGATTTGTACGAGATTTATTGCTAGATAGACCTTCCAAAGATATTGATATTGTTGTTGTTGGGGATGGATTAGAATTAGCCAAATTAGTTTCTGAGAAACTAAGAGTAAAAAACTTGACACAATTTAAAAATTTTGGGACTGCACACTTTGTGTATAAAGACCTAGACATAGAATTCGTAGGAGCTAGAAAAGAGTCATACCGAAACGATTCTAGAAAACCAATTGTTGAGAATGGCACATTAGATGATGACCAAAAAAGAAGGGACTTTACTATTAATGCGTTAGCGTTGAGTTTACATAAAGATACCTTTGGAGAGCTATTAGACCCTTTTGATGGCTTAGCTGATTTAGACAAGGAAATTATCAGAACACCACTAGATCCACACATCACTTATAGCGACGATCCTTTGCGAATGATGCGTGCCATTCGATTTGCTTCACAATTGGGCTTTAAGATTGAGGCAAATAGTTTAAAAGCTATTAAAGAAAATGCATCTCGCCTACAAATAATTTCTATGGAACGAATTGTAGATGAGTTGAATAAGATTATTCTTAGCAAAGAACCTTCTCGTGGATTCAAATTGTTATATTCTACTCAATTACTGCATCAATTTTTTCCAGAAATGGTAGATTTGGCTGGTATTGAAACTATTAATAATCATTCACATAAAGATAATTTTTATCACACACTGGAAGTTTTAGATAATATATCTGAACACACAGATAATCTTTGGTTGAGATGGGCTGCGATTCTTCATGACATTGCAAAACCTCCAACAAAACGGTACAATGAATCTATTGGTTGGACTTTCCATGGACATGAGGATTTAGGTGCTAAAATGGTTCCTAAAATATTTAGACGGCTAAAACTCCCTATGGATCATAAAATGAAGTATGTACAGAATCTCGTACGCCTTCATTTACGTCCTATTGCATTGGTGCATGGAGATGTAACAGACTCTGCCATCAGAAGACTATTAAATGAAGCAGGAGATGATATCAACGATTTAATGACCTTGTGCAATGCGGATATAACCTCCAAAAATGAATTTAAAGTAAGGAAGTATAAAAAGAACTTTGAAATAGTAGAGGAAAAATTAAAAACCGTTGAAGAAAACGATAGAGTTCGAAATTTCCAACCGCCAATCAATGGCGATATTATTATGAAAACTTTTAATATTAGCTCTGGAAGTGAGATAGGAATTATTAAAAAGGAGATTAAAGAGGCAGTCTTAGAGGGGATCATTCAAAATGATTACGATGAGGCATTTCAAATGATGTTGAAATTAGGAGAGAAATTAGGATTAAAAAGATTTGATTTATTACCTTAG